One genomic window of Arachis hypogaea cultivar Tifrunner chromosome 8, arahy.Tifrunner.gnm2.J5K5, whole genome shotgun sequence includes the following:
- the LOC112705913 gene encoding protein BOBBER 1 produces the protein MAIISDFNEDDHKETRTKPSSSSSQSPSSSSSSSSSFSASFDPSNPVAFLQKVFDFVNQESDFFGTDAAEKEIASLAHATRDKRKKKAEELKAAAAAEAEAKKKAEKRLKEEKEHESAQDTKKQESAAKIVPNKGNGMDLEKYSWTQTLQEVTVNVPVPSGTKSRFVICEIKKNHIKVGLKGQPPIIEGELYKPVKPDDCYWSIEDQSAISILLTKHDQMEWWKCLVKGDPEIDTQKVEPENSKLSDLDPETRQTVEKMMFDQRQKSMGLPTSDELQKQELLKKFMAEHPEMDFSRAKIA, from the exons ATGGCGATAATCTCCGATTTCAACGAAGATGACCACAAAGAAACTCGCACCAAACCCTCATCTTCCTCCTCTCaatccccttcttcttcttcttcttcctcctcatcgttcagcgccagcttcgaTCCCTCAAATCCCGTCGCTTTTCTCCAGAAGGTCTTCGATTTCGTCAACCAAGAAAGTGACTTCTTTGGAACTGACGCGGCAGAGAAAGAGATCGCCTCACTGGCACATGCCACTAGGGACAAGCGCAAGAAGAAAGCGGAGGAGCTCAAGGCTGCCGCCGCCGCCGAGGCTGAAGCCAAAAAGAAGGCTGAGAAGAGGctgaaggaggagaaggagcacGAGTCTGCTCAAGACACGAAGAAACAAGAATCTGCTGCTAAAATAG TTCCTAACAAAGGTAATGGTATGGATCTGGAGAAATATTCCTGGACTCAGACTCTACAGGAGGTCACTGTTAATGTTCCGGTGCCAAGTGGAACCAAATCAAGGTTTGTTATCTGTGAGATTAAGAAGAACCATATAAAAGTTGGACTTAAAGGCCAGCCACCAATTATTGAG GGGGAACTATATAAGCCTGTCAAGCCTGATGACTGCTATTGGAGCATAG AGGATCAAAGTGCGATTTCTATCCTTTTAACCAAGCATGATCAAATGGAGTGGTGGAAATGCTTGGTAAAAGGTGATCCTGAAATTGATACCCAAAAAGTTGAACCTGAGAATAGCAAACTGTCTGATCTCGATCCAGAGACTCGGCAGACCGTTGAAAAAATGATG TTTGATCAGAGGCAAAAGTCAATGGGCCTTCCAACCAGTGATGAACTCCAAAAGCAAGAACTCCTAAAGAAATTTATGGCTGAG CATCCGGAGATGGACTTCTCAAGGGCAAAAATAGCATAA
- the LOC112705912 gene encoding 2-oxoglutarate-dependent dioxygenase 19 — protein MASAASPSEITSIKAFAESNGSSPIPFTYHSLTEPRDDVADHLACSIPVIDFSHLTSHDPQIHASTVHQLANACAQWGFFLLTNHGISEKLMEEVMEKSHEFHNLPLEEKEEFADKGPLTAIRHGTSFHPQAEKLHYWRDYLKVITLPQFNFPHKPPGYKEVAFEYSRKIRGVARELLIGISESLGLDAESIIESTGFDSGLQIFAVNLYPPCPEPDLAVGLPPHSDHGLLTLLTQNGIGGLQVKHTGKWVNVNPLPNCLIVNTGDQLEAVSNGRYKSVMHRAVLNNRDTRISLVLVNGPDLDKEIGPALGLLEKEDPLFKTMKYRDYFEIQQMTRFAYKSGLDEIRLN, from the exons ATGGCTTCTGCTGCATCACCATCTGAGATAACAAGCATAAAAGCATTTGCAGAATCAAATGGTTCGTCTCCCATCCCTTTCACCTACCACTCCCTAACAGAACCCCGTGATGATGTCGCCGACCACCTTGCATGCTCAATCCCAGTCATTGACTTCTCTCACCTCACTTCCCATGACCCTCAAATCCACGCCTCAACCGTCCACCAACTCGCCAACGCCTGCGCCCAATGGGGTTTCTTCCTG CTGACGAATCATGGGATCTCGGAGAAACTGATGGAGGAAGTGATGGAAAAGAGTCACGAGTTTCACAACCTTCCATTGGAAGAAAAGGAGGAGTTTGCGGATAAAGGGCCTTTAACAGCAATAAGGCATGGAACTAGCTTCCATCCTCAAGCTGAGAAGCTTCATTATTGGAGAGATTATCTCAAAGTCATCACACTCCCCCAATTCAACTTCCCTCACAAACCACCCGGTTACAA GGAGGTTGCATTTGAATATAGCCGAAAAATAAGAGGTGTAGCAAGGGAATTGCTTATAGGAATCTCAGAGAGCTTGGGATTGGATGCTGAGTCAATAATAGAGTCAACGGGTTTTGACTCAGGGTTGCAGATATTTGCTGTGAATCTGTACCCGCCATGTCCAGAGCCAGACCTTGCTGTTGGGTTGCCTCCACATTCAGATCATGGCCTTCTCACACTCCTCACTCAGAATGGAATTGGAGGTCTTCAGGTCAAACACACTGGCAAATGGGTCAACGTCAATCCCCTCCCTAATTGCCTCATTGTCAACACTGGGGATCAACTTGAG GCTGTGAGTAATGGGAGGTACAAAAGTGTGATGCACAGAGCAGTACTTAACAATCGTGACACCAGGATTAGCCTTGTGCTTGTAAATGGGCCTGATCTCGATAAGGAAATTGGGCCTGCACTGGGCCTGTTGGAGAAGGAGGACCCATTGTTCAAAACCATGAAATACAGGGACTATTTTGAAATTCAGCAGATGACTCGATTTGCTTATAAAAGTGGCTTGGACGAGATTCGCCTTAACTGA